The Camelina sativa cultivar DH55 chromosome 14, Cs, whole genome shotgun sequence genome includes a window with the following:
- the LOC104741038 gene encoding uncharacterized protein LOC104741038, with protein sequence MSSTDMKPKSKPDDNQVISRKAVRDRLHVFMKGGGCGELFTACIGGDKAKDNREACSMLEKCMKARSDYFQPFFALRRDGEELMERETEVFLHAKPKDNTYTLVEKFMTGGPCKEAFMAWNDFRKECKKTGRCERSCFSPTPAFKTLVKCMEADRSNHYHPFLAVFKTVEEHLKKEIMGWATREQADAKKG encoded by the coding sequence ATGTCATCCACGGATATGAAACCCAAATCCAAACCTGATGATAACCAAGTCATTTCGCGGAAGGCAGTGAGAGATCGATTACATGTGTTCATGAAAGGAGGTGGTTGCGGAGAATTATTTACAGCTTGTATAGGTGGTGATAAGGCGAAAGATAACCGGGAAGCCTGTTCGATGCTGGAAAAATGTATGAAGGCTCGCTCTGATTACTTTCAGCCGTTTTTCGCGTTGAGGAGAGATGGCGAAGAACTGATGGAGAGGGAGACCGAAGTCTTCCTCCATGCAAAGCCAAAGGACAACACATACACGCTGGTTGAAAAGTTCATGACAGGCGGACCTTGCAAAGAAGCCTTTATGGCTTGGAATGACTTCCGCAAAGAATGTAAGAAGACCGGGAGGTGTGAGAGAAGTTGTTTTAGTCCTACACCTGCTTTTAAAACCCTGGTCAAGTGTATGGAGGCTGATCGCTCTAATCACTATCACCCGTTTCTCGCGGTGTTCAAAACTGTTGAAGAACATCTTAAAAAGGAGATCATGGGCTGGGCTACGAGGGAGCAAGCCGATGCGAAGAAGGGTTAG
- the LOC104741040 gene encoding 21 kDa protein-like has translation MFFQYKYKPEVPNTKTIHNPKRVTSVSQKTNTHRTEETMKPSLYQPLLFFFFLATFLPLILTVRSQSDDSDFIRTSCNTTLYPDVCFSSLSSFSGSVHNDSALLARAAISVTLTKSIDLASYLANITTPQPESQDEGAHHPTAAAVFHDCFDNLKDAVDEMKGSMKQMRELVSTGSLESFRFQMSNVQTWLSAALTDEETCTDGFKDIHDEPRKDEVCARVDDVKKMTSNALALVNRCVDKAIH, from the coding sequence atgtttttccAGTATAAATATAAACCTGAGGTCCCAAATACCAAAACCATCCATAACCCAAAAAGAGTCACTTCCGTGTCACAAAAAACCAACACACATAGAACAGAAGAAACCATGAAACCTTCTCTTTATCAaccacttctcttcttcttcttcttagccaCCTTCCTCCCATTAATCCTGACCGTCCGTTCCCAATCAGACGACTCAGATTTCATCCGCACTAGCTGCAACACCACATTATACCCTGACGTatgcttctcttctctttcctcctTCTCTGGCTCCGTCCACAACGACTCGGCTCTCTTGGCTCGAGCCGCAATCTCCGTTACTCTCACCAAGTCCATTGACTTAGCCTCATACCTCGCAAACATCACCACTCCCCAACCAGAGAGCCAAGACGAGGGTGCCCACCACCCAACCGCAGCCGCCGTTTTTCATGACTGCTTCGATAACCTTAAAGACGCGGTCGACGAAATGAAAGGCTCGATGAAACAGATGAGGGAGCTGGTCTCGACTGGTTCTCTCGAGTCGTTCAGGTTCCAAATGAGTAACGTGCAGACGTGGCTCAGTGCTGCTTTAACCGACGAGGAGACTTGTACGGACGGGTTTAAAGACATTCACGATGAGCCGAGGAAGGATGAAGTATGCGCACGGGTCGATGACGTAAAGAAGATGACTAGTAATGCGTTGGCTCTAGTTAATCGATGTGTTGATAAGGCAATACATTGA
- the LOC104741041 gene encoding endoglucanase 4-like: MAGNSFMTPAIMLAVLLLISPEIYAGHDYRDALRKSILFFEGQRSGKLPPDQRLKWRRDSALRDGSSAGVDLTGGYYDAGDNVKFGFPMAFTTTMMSWSVIDFGKTMGPELENAVKAIKWGTDYLMKATQISGVVFVQVGDAYSDHNCWERPEDMDTLRTVYKIDKDHPGSEVAGETAAALAAASIVFEKRDPAYSKMLLDRAARVFAFAQKYRGAYSDSLYQAVCPFYCDFNGYEDELLWGAAWLHKASKKRVYREFIVKNQVILRAGDTIHEFGWDNKHAGINVLISKMVLMGKADYFQSFTQNADEFICSLLPGISHPQVQYSQGGLLVKSGGSNMQHVTSLSFLLLTYSNYLSHAKKVVQCGDFTASPALLRQTAKRQVDYILGDNPMKMSYMVGYGPKFPQMIHHRGSSVPSVVDHPGRIGCKDGSPYFLSPNPNPNLLIGAVVGGPNVTDDFPDSRPYFQLTEPTTYINAPLLGLLGYFSARS; encoded by the exons ATGGCGGGAAACTCATTTATGACTCCGGCGATTATGCTCGCCGTGCTTCTCCTTATATCACCGGAGATATACGCCGGACACGACTACCGCGACGCTCTCCGTAAAAGCATCCTCTTCTTCGAGGGTCAACGCTCCGGCAAACTCCCACCAGATCAACGTCTTAAATGGCGCCGTGACTCCGCCTTGCGCGACGGTTCCTCCGCCGGAGTGGATTTAACGGGAGGATACTACGACGCCGGAGATAACGTGAAGTTTGGATTCCCGATGGCGTTCACGACTACGATGATGTCGTGGAGCGTCATAGATTTCGGTAAAACGATGGGACCGGAGCTTGAAAACGCCGTGAAAGCTATCAAATGGGGAACGGATTATCTCATGAAAGCGACTCAGATTTCCGGAGTCGTCTTTGTTCAAGTCGGAGACGCTTACTCCGATCATAATTGCTGGGAGCGTCCCGAGGACATGGACACGCTTAGAACGGTTTATAAAATCGATAAAGACCATCCTGGTTCGGAAGTCGCCGGAGAAACCGCAGCCGCACTAGCAGCCGCGTCGATCGTGTTCGAAAAACGCGATCCAGCATACTCCAAGATGCTCCTGGACCGAGCAGCAAGG GTGTTTGCGTTCGCCCAAAAGTACCGAGGAGCGTACAGTGATAGTCTTTACCAAGCAGTGTGTCCTTTTTATTGCGATTTCAACGGTTACGAG GATGAGTTGCTTTGGGGAGCAGCATGGCTACACAAAGCTTCAAAGAAACGTGTGTATAGAGAGTTCATTGTGAAGAACCAAGTTATTCTAAGAGCTGGAGATACGATCCACGAGTTTGGTTGGGATAACAAACATGCCGGGATTAATGTCTTAATCTCCAAAATGGTATTAATGGGAAAAGCAGattattttcagagttttaCGCAAAACGCTGATGAGTTCATCTGTTCTTTATTGCCTGGAATCTCCCATCCTCAAGTCCAATACTCACAag GAGGACTATTAGTGAAGAGTGGAGGGAGCAATATGCAGCATGTAACATCATTGTCGTTTTTGTTACTTACATATTCTAATTATCTAAGTCACGCCAAAAAGGTGGTGCAATGTGGTGATTTCACAGCTTCGCCTGCTCTTCTACGCCAAACCGCCAAGCGTCag GTGGACTACATACTAGGAGATAATCCGATGAAAATGTCGTACATGGTTGGATACGGTCCAAAGTTTCCACAGATGATTCACCATCGTGGCAGCTCGGTTCCTTCAGTCGTGGACCATCCTGGTCGTATAGGGTGCAAAGACGGTTCTCCTTACTTCCTCAGTCCGAATCCTAACCCTAACTTACTGATTGGTGCCGTCGTTGGTGGCCCTAATGTCACTGACGATTTTCCTGATTCGAGACCCTACTTTCAGCTGACCGAGCCGACGACTTACATCAACGCACCTCTGTTGGGCCTTCTTGGTTACTTTTCGGCCCGTTCTTAG
- the LOC109128666 gene encoding LOW QUALITY PROTEIN: uncharacterized protein LOC109128666 (The sequence of the model RefSeq protein was modified relative to this genomic sequence to represent the inferred CDS: substituted 1 base at 1 genomic stop codon), with translation MFISQAVQGNQVGFIKGRLLCENVLLASELVENFLGNKNFWELNPDTAGSWIWRKLCKLRPLARQFIVCEIGSGETANFWLENWTGLGPLIDLAGPTGPXTVGLPIDVVNLSDCDHDDIFLWKIGQQPPSNIFSTTNTWIVLHPPANPVSWHKAVWFKDHIPKHAFISWVATWNRLHTHDRLRNWGLATPSVCVLCTTHDESRDHLFFNCEYSSAIWSYFTRRASLNPPAPFMNSLIWLKSVSPNKNIATIIKLAYQASLYFIWKERNLRIHTGISRPPRLIIKEIQLILRARLNPLSLTRSSNAPGDSLLCTWFALFQPSSTGSSQG, from the exons ATGTTTATCTCTCAAGCTGTTCAGGGTAATCAAGTGGGGTTTATAAAAGGGAGACTGCTTTGTGAAAACGTCTTATTGGCATCAGAATTGGTGGAAAACTTTC TTGGAAATAAGAACTTCTGGGAGTTAAATCCTGATACTGCAGGAAGCTGGATTTGGCGTAAACTCTGTAAGCTTCGCCCTCTAGCCAGACAATTCATAGTGTGTGAGATTGGCTCGGGTGAAACCGCAAACTTTTGGCTTGAGAATTGGACTGGTCTTGGTCCCTTGATAGATTTGGCTGGCCCAACTGGACCTTAGACTGTTGGCTTACCAATAGATGTGGT AAATTTATCCGATTGTGACCATGATGATATTTTTCTTTGGAAAATAGGTCAACAACCGCCTTCAAATATCTTCTCAACGACCAACACCTGGATTGTCCTGCATCCACCGGCAAATCCAGTTTCCTGGCATAAAGCAGTGTGGTTTAAAGATCACATCCCAAAACATGCCTTTATTTCCTGGGTAGCGACTTGGAATCGCTTGCACACCCATGACCGCCTAAGGAATTGGGGTCTTGCTACCCCGTCAGTTTGCGTCCTGTGCACTACTCATGATGAGTCGCGTGACCATCTGTTCTTCAATTGTGAATACAGCTCAGCAATTTGGTCATACTTCACTCGTCGAGCAAGTTTGAATCCTCCAGCTCCTTTCATGAACTCCCTGATATGGCTTAAATCAGTTTCACCAAACAAGAACATTGCAACTATTATCAAGCTGGCCTATCAAGCTtccttatattttatttggaagGAACGGAACCTTCGAATTCACACCGGGATATCTAGACCACCCCGACTTATCATCAAGGAGATTCAGCTAATTCTTCGAGCCCGCCTCAATCCACTCTCTCTCACCAGAAGCTCTAACGCCCCGGGGGACTCTCTCCTATGCACCTGGTTCGCCTTATTTCAACCTTCTTCAACTGGATCGTCGCAAGGGTAA
- the LOC104741042 gene encoding dynein light chain 1, cytoplasmic-like, protein MEGVELELERRSKFLNSLIQKKKAKEHQDQKDEFNVRVRASDMPLPQQNRAFSLSREILNATPGKADNKRLALALKKDFDSAYGPAWHCIVGTSFGSYVTHSIGGFIYFQIDKVYVLLFKTAVEPLDQK, encoded by the exons ATGGAAGGAGTTGAGCTAGAACTagagagaagaagcaagttCTTGAACAGCTTGatacagaagaagaaggccAAAGAACATCAAGATCAGAAAGATGAGTTTAATGTTCGAGTTAGGGCTTCAGATATGCCTTTGCCTCAACAAAACAGAGCCTTTAGTTTGTCTCGTGAGATTTTGAATGCTACGCCTGGGAAGGCTGATAACAAACGACTCGCTCTTGCCCTCAAAAAG GACTTCGATTCAGCCTACGGCCCGGCATGGCACTGCATTGTTGGGACAAGCTTTGGTTCATACGTGACTCATTCCATTGGaggattcatatattttcagaTCGACAAAGTTTACGTTCTTCTCTTCAAAACCGCAGTGGAGCCGTTAGATCAAAAATGA
- the LOC104743480 gene encoding mediator of RNA polymerase II transcription subunit 23-like — protein sequence MEQSQRTTTVAAATPSSSRSYQFHPARAAIIDLFNLYLGRGSRPKPDESLRDPPNKSQKRVHAPNRDLPPRNEQFILDFEQLQTQFNDPEQLRTITESVLIPLVVQCSNHAPRAEFLLFALRTLCRISYINWDTFLPSLLSSVSAAEASITQSAQAAAAAAGSSATSSQSLVPVSANAIASSSNYHSAYPTSLLPAAHGIGSPSPSGNEPGMSFPQVRSLENGQQMIARAGQSVRENAMRNSQRIRAAAINSLRQLSCKIILIGVEFNLKPVTHAEIFQYMMNWLVNWDKRDLGTEDSAGKSWRSEKTLAEWLRSCLDVIWLLVEEGVELVMTALNSDAKKVETTRKILSFHREDRNSDPNNPQSVLLDFVSSCQNLRIWSLSTTTRAYLNNEQLLKGKQIDEWWRSKGERMMDYMNMDDRSIGMFWVVSYTMAQPACETVINWLSSAGMAELPGLQPNDRVMMTQEVTPLPMSLLSGFSMNLCLKLALQMEEALFVSQVVPSIAMVETYTRLLLISPHSMFRSHFSQLAQRNASLLSKPGVTLLVLEILNYRLLPLYRYQGKSKTLMYDVTKIISALKGKRGDHRIFRLAENLCMNLILSLRDFFSVKREGKGPTEFTETLNRITIMTLAITIKTRGIADADHLVYLQTMLEQILATSQHTWSEKTMRHFPTLLRDTLVGRVDKRGLSIQAWQQAETTVINQCTQLLSPSAEPAYVVTYLGHSFPQHRQYLCAGACLLMQGHADNINSANLARVLREVSPEEVTANIYTLVDVLLHHIHVDLQQGQSLEAVLDKAGANLAFFFWTHEMLPLDIFLLALIDRDDDPHALIIAMSLLKTPDLLLRIKNYCQNRGSPEHWLITQVFKRNDLQKALGNHLSWKDRYPTFLDDIAARLLPVIPLVVYRLIENNAMEQADNLLLLHSHFLAYHPLRFTFVRDTLAYFYGHLPGKLVLRMLKVLDLSKIPFSESFPQYISPAGAAVCPPLDYFATLLLNLVNNVIPPLSSSSNCSSRSGSMADILNSSARPPHGKTPGTSQPGPANASEGQKAFYQIQDPGTYTQLVLETAVIEILSLPVSAAQIVSSLVQIIVNIQSTLIQSGNGFQGAANGVGQGSVLPTSPSGGSTDSMSAGRSTCLIPGINTASFVSRSGYTCQQLSCLLIQACGLLLAQLPPDFHTQLYSEASRVIRETWWLKDGTRSQGEIDSALGYALMDPTWAAQDNTSTAIGNTVALLHAFFSNLPQEWLDGTNNIITNLRPVTSVAMLRVVFRIMGPLLPRLANTHTLFNKTLALLLSALVDVFGKNAQTTAPVEASQIADLIDFLHHIIHYEGQGGAVQTNSKPRPDILVLIGRVADSLRPDVQHLLAHLKTDPNFSIYAAAHQNTAKTNTS from the exons atggaacaatCTCAGCGAACAACAACAGTCGCTGCTGCAACGCCTTCGTCATCACGATCTTACCAATTCCACCCTGCTCGTGCTGCTATCATTGATCTCTTCAATCTCTACTTAGGGAGAGGAAGCCGTCCTAAGCCCGATGAGTCCCTCCGAGATCCTCC GAACAAATCACAGAAGCGTGTTCATGCTCCCAACAGAGACTTACCCCCAAGAAACGAGCAATTTATATTGGATTTTGAGCAGCTTCAAACCCAATTCAAT GATCCAGAGCAATTGAGGACGATTACGGAGTCAGTTTTGATACCTTTGGTTGTGCAATGTAGCAACCATGCGCCTCGTGCTGAGTTTCTTCTCTTTGCATTGCGTACATTGTGTAGGATTAGTTATATCAATTGGGATACTTTTTTACCATCCCTTCTCTCTTCGGTTTCTGCTGCTGAGGCGTCCATAACACAAAGTGCTCAAGCTGCTGCAGCAGCGGCTGGTTCTTCTGCTACTTCTTCACAGTCTTTAGTTCCTGTATCTGCGAATGCTATCGCTAGCTCGTCGAATTATCATTCCGCTTATCCAACGTCATTGTTGCCTGCAGCTCATGGTATTGGTTCTCCATCACCTTCAGGGAATGAGCCGGGAATGTCTTTCCCACAGGTTAGATCTTTGGAGAATGGGCAGCAGATGATTGCAAGGGCAGGCCAGAGTGTAAGAGAGAATGCTATGAGAAACAGTCAACGGATTAGAGCTGCTGCTATCAACAGTCTCCGTCAGCTCAGTTGCAAGATTATCTTGATTGGTGTTGAATTTAATCTCAAACCTGTTACTCATGCCGAGATTTTCCAGTACATGATGAATTGGCTTGTGAACTGGGACAAGAGAGATCTGGGAACTGAGGACTCTGCAGGAAAGTCGTGGAGATCTGAGAAGACTTTAGCTGAATGGTTACGGAGTTGTTTGGATGTGATCTGGCTGTTGGTAGAAGAGG GCGTGGAGCTTGTGATGACTGCGTTGAATTCAGATGCTAAAAAG GTGGAGACTACTAGGAAGATCTTATCATTTCACAGGGAAGACAGAAATTCTGATCCCAATAATCCTCAGAGTGTGTTGCTTGACTTCGTAAGCAGTTGTCAGAATCTACGGATTTGGTCACTAAGCACAACGACTAGGGCATACCTAAACAATGAACAGCTGTTGAAGGGAAAGCAGATCGATGAGTGGTGGAGAAGCAAAG GGGAGCGCATGATGGATTATATGAATATGGATGATAGGTCGATTGGCATGTTTTGGGTTGTTTCCTACACCATGGCACAACCAGCATGTGAAACAGTTATAAATTGGTTATCTTCAGCTGGCATGGCTGAGTTGCCGGGATTACAGCCAAACGACAGAGTAATGATGACGCAGGAAGTGACACCGTTACCTATGTCATTGCTATCTGGCTTTTCAATGAACTTGTGCTTGAAATTGGCCCTTCAGATGGAAGAAGCTTTGTTTGTTAGCCAG GTTGTTCCTAGTATTGCAATGGTTGAGACATACACAAGATTGCTGCTGATATCCCCTCATTCGATGTTCCGTTCGCATTTCAGT CAATTGGCCCAGCGAAATGCTTCTCTGCTAAGCAAGCCTGGGGTGACGTTGCTTGTTCTTGAGATTCTGAATTATCGTTTGCTTCCGCTCTACAG ATACCAAGGAAAGAGTAAGACTTTAATGTACGATGTAACTAAAATAATCTCTGCATTGAAAGGAAAACGTGGTGACCACCGTATATTCAGACTAGCTGAAAACTTGTGCATGAATCTCATTTTATCACTCAGAGACTTTTTTTCTGTGAAACGGGAGGGAAaa GGTCCAACTGAATTCACTGAAACATTAAACCGCATAACCATCATGACTCTTGCTATCACGATCAAAACACGTGGTATCGCTGACGCTGATCATTTAGTTTATCTGCAAACCATGTTGGAACAAATACTCGCGACGAGTCAGCATACATGGTCAGAGAAGACGATGCGACATTTTCCAACCCTTCTCCGTGACACTTTGGTTGGACGGGTAGACAAGAGGGGCCTATCAATTCAAGCGTGGCAACAGGCTGAAACAACTGTGATAAACCAGTGCACTCAGCTTCTCTCACCATCTGCTGAACCCGCGTACGTTGTGACATACCTCGGTCACAGTTTTCCTCAACACCGCCAGTATCTATGTGCTGGTGCTTGTCTGCTGATGCAAGGCCACGCTGATAACATCAACAGCGCAAATCTG GCACGGGTTCTGAGAGAAGTTTCTCCTGAAGAAGTCACTGCTAACATATACACTTTGGTCGATGTTTTGCTTCACCACATTCATGTAGATCTTCAGCAAGGACAATCTTTAGAG GCAGTTCTAGACAAGGCAGGCGCAAATCTTGCATTTTTCTTCTGGACACACGAAATGCTTCCTCTCGACATTTTTCTTCTAGCGCTCATTGATCGTGATGATGATCCGCACGCCTTGATAATTGCA ATGAGCTTACTTAAAACGCCAGACCTTCTGCTGAGGATTAAAAACTACTGCCAAAACCGTGGGTCTCCTGAGCACTGGCTTATCACACAGGTGTTCAAACGAAATGACTTGCAGAAGGCCCTTGGTAACCATCTTTCTTGGAAGGACAG GTATCCGACGTTCTTGGATGATATTGCCGCGCGTTTGCTTCCAGTTATCCCACTAGTGGTGTACAGGCTCATCGAGAACAATGCGATGGAGCAAGCTGATAATCTTTTGCTATTGCACTCGCATTTTCTAGCTTACCATCCTCTCAGATTCACGTTTGTTCGTGACACACTCGCCTATTTCTATGGTCATCTTCCTGGGAAACTTGTTCTGCGCATGCTCAAAGTACTTGATCTCAGCAAG ATTCCATTCTCTGAATCATTCCCGCAGTACATTAGCCCAGCCGGTGCCGCTGTATGCCCACCTCTAGATTACTTCGCCACTCTTCTGCTTAATCTCGTAAACAACGTTATACCTCCActtagcagcagcagcaactgCAGCTCGAGGTCTGGCTCAATGGCAGACATCTTAAACAGCTCAGCGAGACCTCCTCATGGAAAAACTCCAGGAACATCTCAGCCTGGACCAGCAAACGCCTCTGAGGGCCAGAAAGCATTCTATCAGATACAGGATCCAGGAACTTACACTCAATTGGTTCTTGAGACGGCCGTGATCGAGATCCTCTCGCTTCCCGTCTCCGCTGCTCAGATTGTCTCTTCGCTTGTCCAGATAATTGTCAACATACAATCGACTCTCATTCAATCTGGAAACGGGTTCCAGGGCGCTGCAAACGGGGTGGGGCAAGGTTCAGTACTGCCTACGTCTCCCTCAGGAGGGAGCACGGACTCCATGAGCGCTGGCCGGTCCACTTGTCTGATTCCTGGTATCAACACGGCGAGCTTTGTCTCTAGAAGCGGTTATACATGTCAGCAACTGTCGTGTCTGTTGATTCAAGCTTGTGGGCTCTTGTTGGCTCAGCTCCCTCCGGATTTTCACACGCAGCTTTACTCGGAGGCATCACGTGTGATAAGGGAAACATGGTGGCTTAAGGACGGGACGAGATCACAAGGTGAAATAGACTCGGCTCTTGGATACGCTTTGATGGATCCTACATGGGCTGCTCAGGACAACACCTCTACTGCCATAG GAAATACAGTCGCCTTGCTTCATGCTTTCTTCAGCAATCTCCCACAAGAATGGCTTGATGGCACGAATAACATCATCACGAATCTCCGACCTGTGACATCTGTTGCAATGCTCAGAGTTGTATTCCGTATTATGGGGCCACTGCTTCCGAGGCTCGCCAACACACATACGCTCTTTAACAAG ACGCTAGCCCTTCTCTTAAGCGCATTGGTCGATGTGTTTGGAAAGAACGCACAGACAACAGCCCCTGTTGAAGCATCCCAGATTGCAGATCTTATTGATTTCTT ACACCATATTATTCACTACGAGGGACAAGGGGGAGCTGTTCAAACTAACAGCAAGCCGAGACCAGACATCTTGGTGTTAATCGGAAGAGTAGCAGATTCTCTCCGACCAGATGTACAGCACCTTCTCGCTCACCTCAAAACCGACCCCAATTTTTCTATATACGCAGCTGCTCATCAGAATACTGCAAAGACCAACACCTCTTAA
- the LOC104741043 gene encoding probable peroxygenase 7 — translation MGLSGKTRPGKGFSPLFPIEVKNSRFGIHGSDTNVYDKDGRFVESKFEEIFKKHARKHKDALTSKEIKQLLKTNREPNDLNGWVSALLEWKLLHNLAKDKNGLLTKDAVRGVYDGSLFTQLEKQRSSSSSRGKKQKLP, via the exons ATGGGACTCAGCGGGAAAACTCGTCCG GGAAAGGGATTCTCGCCGTTGTTTCCAATAGAAGTGAAGAATAGTCGTTTTGGCATTCATGGTAGTGATACCAACGTCTACGACAAGGATGGAAG ATTTGTGGAATCAAAATTCGAGGAGATATTCAAGAAGCATGCTCGTAAACATAAAGATGCTCTCACTTCAAAGGAAATTAAACAATTGCTTAAGACGAACAGAGAACCTAACGACTTGAATGGATG GGTTTCAGCTCTTTTGGAATGGAAACTATTACATAACTTGGCCAAAGACAAAAATGGGTTGTTGACGAAAGATGCAGTAAGAGGCGTCTACGATGGCAGCCTTTTCACACAACTGGAGAAACaaagatcatcatcttcttctcgtgGCAAGAAACAAAAGCTACCTTAA
- the LOC104741044 gene encoding ubiquitin-conjugating enzyme E2 variant 1A, which yields MSSAEEAKVIVPRNFRLLEELERGEKGIGDGTVSYGMDDADDIYMQSWTGTILGPPNTAYEGKIFQLKLFCGKEYPESPPTVRFQTRINMACVNPESGVVEPSLFPMLTNWRREYTMEDILVKLKKEMMTSHNRKLAQPPEGNEEARADPKGPAKCCVM from the exons ATGAGTTCGGCGGAGGAAGCCAAGGTC ATAGTTCCGAGGAATTTTAGATTGTTGGAAGAGCTTGAAAGAGGTGAGAAAGGTATTGGAGATGGCACTGTCAGCTATGGAATGGATGATGCTGATGATATTTATATGCAATCTTGGACTGGCACCATTCTTGGCCCTCCTAAt ACTGCATATGAAGGGAAAATCTTCCAGCTCAAGCTTTTCTGTGGTAAGGAATACCCAGAGAGTCCACCGACTGTAAGGTTCCAGACCCGGATTAACATGGCTTGTGTTAACCCTGAAAGTGGAGTG GTTGAACCGAGTCTCTTCCCTATGCTCACTAACTGGCGGCGAGAATATACAATGGAGGACATACTGGTTAAgctgaaaaaagaaatgatgacTTCGCATAACCGGAAGCTAGCTCAACCCCCGGAAG GTAACGAGGAAGCTCGGGCAGATCCAAAGGGACCAGCTAAATGTTGCGTGATGTGA
- the LOC104743482 gene encoding uncharacterized protein LOC104743482, which produces MPRSFSDKHDSAAVEDLLSQAKDGYVFEQVAKLNCSGFSDDSALPSNLETRSRRLKSLPVSSSPRRLLSHSKSMTSYADKKNRGNVSSVSSFSNLARNSCPLDASVEETMFFSGCNCNPNVNTTRGGALGDFYDSGRIGSSSARFCQQGKILNPTTQTLNLLPKENSRITSSSLTSIELASPSSSLRPKEGMNKSKSRFLRSWFDKLFLAQAMGCLQGKSLSKIKRTKESCKEEIYWEEEFKKAKKRVTKKEFIINDL; this is translated from the coding sequence ATGCCAAGATCTTTCTCTGATAAACACGATTCAGCAGCTGTGGAGGATCTTCTTTCACAAGCTAAAGATGGCTACGTTTTTGAACAAGTCGCCAAACTCAACTGCTCTGGCTTCTCCGACGACTCTGCTCTTCCCTCTAATCTCGAAACCCGTTCACGTCGTCTCAAGTCTCTTCCGGTTTCGTCTTCACCAAGGAGGCTTCTCTCTCACTCCAAGAGCATGACAAGTTACGCGGACAAGAAGAATCGTGGAAacgtttcctctgtttcttctttttcaaaccTAGCTAGAAACTCTTGTCCTTTGGATGCATCGGTTGAAGAAACCATGTTTTTCTCAGGATGCAATTGCAATCCGAATGTGAATACTACACGAGGTGGCGCCCTTGGAGATTTCTATGATTCTGGGAGAATTGGTTCGAGTTCAGCTAGGTTTTGTCAACAAGGTAAGATTCTGAATCCAACAACACAAACCCTGAACCTTCTTCCTAAAGAGAATTCAAGAATCACTTCATCTTCACTAACCTCCATTGAATTAGCTTCCCCATCGTCTTCTCTAAGACCGAAAGAAGGAATGAACAAATCGAAATCGAGGTTTTTAAGATCATGGTTTGATAAGCTATTCCTAGCACAAGCCATGGGTTGCTTACAGGGCAAGTCTTTATCCAAAATCAAAAGGACAAAAGAGAGCTGCAAAGAAGAAATTTATTGGGAAGAAGAATTCAAGAAGGCGAAGAAGAGAGTCACGAAGAAGGAATTTATAATTAATGATTTATGA